A genomic segment from Acyrthosiphon pisum isolate AL4f chromosome A3, pea_aphid_22Mar2018_4r6ur, whole genome shotgun sequence encodes:
- the LOC100161768 gene encoding N-acetylglucosaminyl-phosphatidylinositol biosynthetic protein isoform X1 produces MSVHFKMKHKICMASDFFYPNMGGVEEHIFNLSQCLLMKGYKVIVLTHSYQDRVGVRYMTNGLKVYYLPIRPFYNQCVLPSMVSSLPLIRYVLVREQITIIHGHSAFSTLAHETMMIGRLLGIQTVFTDHSLFGFADTSAIITNKFLEMSLADCNHCICVSHIGKENTVLRARVNHHRVSVIPNAVDTTAFVPKLELRTKNKITIVVVSRLVYRKGVDLLAQIIADVCLKNQKVQFIIGGDGPKRELLEDIRNNLNIGEQVTLLGSLEHSQVCNVLNRGHIFLNTSLTEAYCMAIVEAASCGLKIVSTRVGGIPEVLPPELIILTEPNVPSILQGLYKAINQVNSELGVPPIECHQKVQSLYNWMNIAKRTEIVYNMVSLEPPKSLGKQLRSYIPTGVYPFLLVVSFMHILLRLLDWWIPRSDIDLAKDYKIEDSQVNSNSPVLEN; encoded by the exons ATGAGTGTGCATTTCAAAATGAAACACAAAATTTG tatgGCATCAGATTTCTTCTACCCAAACATGGGAGGTGTGGAAGAACACATATTCAATTTGTCACAATGTCTTTTAATGAAAGGATATAAAGTTATTGTCTTAACTCATTCATACCAAGACAGAGTTGGAGTACGTTATATGACAAATGGAttgaaa gtatactatttgcCAATCAGACCATTCTATAACCAATGTGTCTTGCCATCAATGGTTTCTTCTTTACCATTGATTAGATATGTTTTAGTTCGAGaacaaataactattatacacGGGCATTCAGCATTTTCAACTTTAGCTCATGAAACAATGATGATTGGTCGATTACTTGGCattcaa aCAGTATTCACAGACCATTCACTATTTGGATTTGCTGACACTTCAgctattataacaaacaaatttttagaaatgtcATTAGCTGATTGTAATCACTGTATTTGTGTATCACATATTGG taaggaAAATACAGTATTACGAGCTCGCGTTAATCATCATAGAGTTTCGGTCATACCAAATGCCGTTGATACAACAGCATTTGTTCCTAAGTTGGAAttaagaacaaaaaataaaa TAACGATTGTCGTGGTTAGTCGTTTGGTTTATAGAAAAGGCGTTGATTTGTTAGCTCAAATTATTGCTGATGTTTGCTTGAAAAATCAAAAG gttcaatttattattggaGGCGATGGTCCCAAGCGTGAACTACTTGAAGACATACGTAACAATTTGAATATTGGTGAACAAGTAACATTATTAGGTAGCTTGGAGCATTCACAAGTATGTAATGTACTTAACCGcggtcatatatttttaaatacatcctTAACAGAAGCATATTGTATGGCTATTGTTGAAGCTGCTTCTTGTGG attaaagaTTGTTAGTACAAGAGTAGGTGGCATACCTGAAGTATTACCTCcagaactaataattttaactgaaCCTAATGTCCCat cTATACTCCAAGGATTATACAAAGCTATAAACCAAGTAAATAGCGAACTTGGAGTACCACCAATTGAATGTCATCAAAAAGTACAATCACTTTATAACTGGATGAATATTGCCAAAAGAACAGAGATAGTGTATAATATGGTTTCATTAGAACCACCAAAAAGTTTAGGAAAACAATTGCGCAG CTACATACCAACTGGAGTATATCCATTTTTATTGGTAGTATCATTTATGCACATATTGCTAAGACTCCTGGATTGGTGGATCCCACGTTCA gatATAGACCTGGCTAAGGATTATAAAATCGAAGATAGTCAAGTAAATTCTAATTCGCcagttttagaaaattaa
- the LOC100161768 gene encoding N-acetylglucosaminyl-phosphatidylinositol biosynthetic protein isoform X2, protein MASDFFYPNMGGVEEHIFNLSQCLLMKGYKVIVLTHSYQDRVGVRYMTNGLKVYYLPIRPFYNQCVLPSMVSSLPLIRYVLVREQITIIHGHSAFSTLAHETMMIGRLLGIQTVFTDHSLFGFADTSAIITNKFLEMSLADCNHCICVSHIGKENTVLRARVNHHRVSVIPNAVDTTAFVPKLELRTKNKITIVVVSRLVYRKGVDLLAQIIADVCLKNQKVQFIIGGDGPKRELLEDIRNNLNIGEQVTLLGSLEHSQVCNVLNRGHIFLNTSLTEAYCMAIVEAASCGLKIVSTRVGGIPEVLPPELIILTEPNVPSILQGLYKAINQVNSELGVPPIECHQKVQSLYNWMNIAKRTEIVYNMVSLEPPKSLGKQLRSYIPTGVYPFLLVVSFMHILLRLLDWWIPRSDIDLAKDYKIEDSQVNSNSPVLEN, encoded by the exons atgGCATCAGATTTCTTCTACCCAAACATGGGAGGTGTGGAAGAACACATATTCAATTTGTCACAATGTCTTTTAATGAAAGGATATAAAGTTATTGTCTTAACTCATTCATACCAAGACAGAGTTGGAGTACGTTATATGACAAATGGAttgaaa gtatactatttgcCAATCAGACCATTCTATAACCAATGTGTCTTGCCATCAATGGTTTCTTCTTTACCATTGATTAGATATGTTTTAGTTCGAGaacaaataactattatacacGGGCATTCAGCATTTTCAACTTTAGCTCATGAAACAATGATGATTGGTCGATTACTTGGCattcaa aCAGTATTCACAGACCATTCACTATTTGGATTTGCTGACACTTCAgctattataacaaacaaatttttagaaatgtcATTAGCTGATTGTAATCACTGTATTTGTGTATCACATATTGG taaggaAAATACAGTATTACGAGCTCGCGTTAATCATCATAGAGTTTCGGTCATACCAAATGCCGTTGATACAACAGCATTTGTTCCTAAGTTGGAAttaagaacaaaaaataaaa TAACGATTGTCGTGGTTAGTCGTTTGGTTTATAGAAAAGGCGTTGATTTGTTAGCTCAAATTATTGCTGATGTTTGCTTGAAAAATCAAAAG gttcaatttattattggaGGCGATGGTCCCAAGCGTGAACTACTTGAAGACATACGTAACAATTTGAATATTGGTGAACAAGTAACATTATTAGGTAGCTTGGAGCATTCACAAGTATGTAATGTACTTAACCGcggtcatatatttttaaatacatcctTAACAGAAGCATATTGTATGGCTATTGTTGAAGCTGCTTCTTGTGG attaaagaTTGTTAGTACAAGAGTAGGTGGCATACCTGAAGTATTACCTCcagaactaataattttaactgaaCCTAATGTCCCat cTATACTCCAAGGATTATACAAAGCTATAAACCAAGTAAATAGCGAACTTGGAGTACCACCAATTGAATGTCATCAAAAAGTACAATCACTTTATAACTGGATGAATATTGCCAAAAGAACAGAGATAGTGTATAATATGGTTTCATTAGAACCACCAAAAAGTTTAGGAAAACAATTGCGCAG CTACATACCAACTGGAGTATATCCATTTTTATTGGTAGTATCATTTATGCACATATTGCTAAGACTCCTGGATTGGTGGATCCCACGTTCA gatATAGACCTGGCTAAGGATTATAAAATCGAAGATAGTCAAGTAAATTCTAATTCGCcagttttagaaaattaa
- the LOC115034495 gene encoding TNF receptor-associated factor 6-like: protein MFKIFIFNFRVCGRINMSTDNRNLSLFIHMMRGDYDDTLTWPFSGHITLSLIHPTNPMQNICLKMQSSAESEAFRRCSFGNIGNEVLSLNPRAFGYTEFVAIDEVLQNGFIKNDSIVIKIIVECNNF from the coding sequence atgtttaaaatatttattttcaattttagagtATGTGGTCGAATAAATATGTCAACAGACAATCGTAATCTTTCTCTATTTATTCACATGATGCGTGGTGATTATGATGATACTTTAACTTGGCCATTTTCTGGTCATATTACACTATCATTAATCCATCCAACAAATCCCATGCAGAACATTTGTTTGAAAATGCAATCATCAGCTGAATCTGAAGCATTCAGAAGGTGTTCTTTCGGAAATATTGGTAATGAGGTTCTTTCTTTAAATCCAAGAGCTTTTGGCTATACCGAATTTGTGGCCATTGATGAAGTTCTTCAAAatggatttattaaaaatgactcaattgtgattaaaataattgttgaatgtaataacttttga